The segment CCACGTGCATCTGAAGAACGTCGGCGAGATCGTCGCCGACGCCGTACGAGCTGCGGGCGGCGTTCCCCGAGAGTTCCACACCATCGCCGTCGACGACGGAATCGCCATGGGCCACGGCGGAATGCTGTACTCGCTGCCCAGCCGCGAGATCATCGCCGACTCCGTCGAGTACATGGCCAACGCCCACACCGCCGACGCGCTCGTCTGCATATCCAACTGCGACAAGATCACCCCCGGAATGCTCAATGCCGCGATGCGCCTGAACATCCCGGCCGTCTTCGTCTCCGGTGGACCGATGGAGGCAGGCAAGGCGGTGGTCGTCGACGGCGTCGCGCAGGCACCGACCGACCTGATCACCGCGATCTCCGCCAGCGCCAACGACGCCGTGTCCGAGGCGGGCCTCGACGAGGTCGAGCGCAGCGCGTGCCCCACGTGCGGGTCGTGCTCGGGCATGTTCACGGCGAACTCGATGAACTGCCTCACCGAAGCGCTCGGCCTGGCATTGCCCGGCAACGGCTCCACCCTGGCCACTCACGAGGCCCGCCGGGCGCTGTTCACACGCGCAGGCACCACCATCGTCGAGGCAGCGCTGAAGTTCTACCGCGACGAGGACGAATCCGTCCTCCCCCGCAACATCGCCACTCCGGCCGCGTTTCGCAATGCCATGGCACTAGACGTGGCGATGGGCGGATCCACCAATACAGTGCTGCACACCCTCGCTGCTGCGCAGGAAGGCGAGGTCGACTTCGACCTCGACTCCATCGACGCCATCAGTCGCAAGGTTCCGTGCCTGTCGAAGGTCTCCCCCAATTCCGATTACCACATGGAAGACGTGCACCGCGCCGGCGGAATCCCGGCTCTCCTCGGCGAATTGCGACGGGCGAACCTGCTCGAAACCGACGTCTCGACCGTGCACACGAAGAGCTTCGACGAATGGCTCGACACCTGGGACATCCGGTCCGGCAAAGCGTCCGCCGAGGCCGTCGAGTTGTTCCACGCCGCCCCGGGCGGTGTCCGCACCGTCGAACCGTTCTCCACGAGCAACCGCTGGTCCTCGCTCG is part of the Rhodococcus sp. SBT000017 genome and harbors:
- the ilvD gene encoding dihydroxy-acid dehydratase, which gives rise to MPPLRSRVTTVGRNAAGARSLWRATGMTDSDFGKPIVAIANSYTQFVPGHVHLKNVGEIVADAVRAAGGVPREFHTIAVDDGIAMGHGGMLYSLPSREIIADSVEYMANAHTADALVCISNCDKITPGMLNAAMRLNIPAVFVSGGPMEAGKAVVVDGVAQAPTDLITAISASANDAVSEAGLDEVERSACPTCGSCSGMFTANSMNCLTEALGLALPGNGSTLATHEARRALFTRAGTTIVEAALKFYRDEDESVLPRNIATPAAFRNAMALDVAMGGSTNTVLHTLAAAQEGEVDFDLDSIDAISRKVPCLSKVSPNSDYHMEDVHRAGGIPALLGELRRANLLETDVSTVHTKSFDEWLDTWDIRSGKASAEAVELFHAAPGGVRTVEPFSTSNRWSSLDTDAAGGCIRDLEHAYTVEGGLVVLRGNIAVDGAILKTAGIDEDLFSFQGPALVVESQEEAVSAILQKKIQPGDVLVVRYEGPKGGPGMQEMLHPTAFLKGAGLGKVCALITDGRFSGGTSGLSIGHISPEAAAGGVIGLVENGDQVRIDVATRTLEILVDDETLETRRAKMNASERPWQPVDRQRTVTTALRAYAALATSADKGAVRYVP